The following proteins are encoded in a genomic region of Paenibacillus antri:
- a CDS encoding right-handed parallel beta-helix repeat-containing protein, with protein MRKQWKKGLTLMLTVAICFTAAFGSAVGASAQEVSEAAPGLALYVAPDGDDSAGDGTSERPFLTLERARDHIRDTKQLSGLPAGGITVYLREGEYPILDDSFLLEEQDSGTAEAPIVYRSYPGEQARLFGGKRLDAGAFSSAVDPEVVGRLPAGAAAHVIVADLPAIGIPSEDYGGIVHQGQGWPLVPSMMELFVDGEEMTLGRYPNADWLRIDSIVDAGTPGNSGTLDDGPTFVYNDASDRALAWTEADDIWMFGYFFYDWAEENMKVEALDAASRTVAGLQSAWWGINPNLEHRRFYFYNLLEEVDAPGEWYLDRADGKLYLYPPAGFDGDSAVELSFNAKPIVKTVDASYVQFRDLTIGVTRSTGIKTQGGAGIVIANNEISNTGLYGIEVGGGSHHTITGNHVFQTGAGGIIASGGHRPTLTPSGHAVTNNHIHAYSRIKKTYAPGIRIDGVGTRVAYNSIHDSAHYAINFSGNDHVIEYNEIFDVLQDSNDSGAIYTATDYSYWGNVIRYNYFHDIIGREGHNVRGVAVYLDDNVSGTEVYGNVMENVGIPFYTHGGRNNKVYENVIINPLYYYVRGIKYGGQAPETPGYNQRSLDNLLQMPYQGELWRTRYPELAVLTNELPVLDPKYNEFTRNLIVNQHGVGAQLHTQVTTYGNFDGNVFVDDPEAVFMNWQQGDYRLRPDSSVYAQIGFADAPLDRAGLLPGYAFADDANALARASVAADQPLLNTSRIHLAVGESASLTVTARSVFGEAIPEADLTVAFESSDAAVATVDGDGAVSAVAEGSAVVTAAASKNGTTRSVAVEVVVGSESPALDRVELTTTRGAWEIGMEAPTRIRWFNQFGQELDLSASPTVYASSAPDVVSVDTAGRIRALAPGAATVTATTSYDGIEKTSGGIAIDIVATVLTDLEATLSASVLEPGQSASLNVLAVLSNNAKVAPEADELEVTAERPDVVSVGDDGTIKALREGGSFIEIAVTIGGATKTKKLHVAVFENASNDVPAPWAVKTFGSNGRTGFARFDDGTFRVVSNGDSMGPSNDSFTFVHRDMPNSADKFAITATILGVEETHPNAAAGLHIRGSINEDKSKGVTLQATADGRLELVTRSTFQGAAFTKAGGAIEFPAQIKLTKEGTTFIGYVRTGDGWTEVARSQNTFNATNNLTSGLSLVSFTHQNEAIQTTEAIVSGVYVELAGTDKTALADAVSSGKALHDAAIEGAGEGQYPAGAKASLLAAIGAARAVIDAPAAAQPAVDDARQSLLAAIETFASSANGAPAAGPSWPEGAAVAATSVGADEATLVWTPAQAASGIARYRIDWAEGSAFVPGDATTYTVTELTYGTDYTFRVFAEADGVWTTSGPETSIRTSDALQVAAKLGGPSEAAPGDTVTIDYRLQHLSASVLEAVYAQDITFVYDADRLTFVDATGFRTGLQAIERDDDEPGTLRIVAISEGAEHAVVEDGLQFQLVFEVKPVDAAAAADVSIVRAELAGGDGTVVPAVGSTHRIDLPAVDRTALLDTIATAIALHDEAVEGRFRTQYAPGVKAALLSAVQAAQATAQDGAATQSEVNAAKAMLDEALADFAAARNDFAEGDIDGNGAVNVGDLGILAAAYGASAGDSDWTAKQFADLNGDGAVDVFDLSVAARKMFD; from the coding sequence TCTGTTTGGAGGCAAGCGGCTCGACGCGGGCGCGTTCTCGTCCGCGGTCGATCCGGAGGTTGTCGGGAGATTGCCGGCCGGCGCAGCGGCTCATGTGATCGTCGCGGACTTGCCGGCAATCGGAATCCCGAGCGAGGATTACGGCGGCATCGTCCATCAAGGTCAAGGCTGGCCGCTCGTGCCGTCGATGATGGAACTGTTCGTCGACGGAGAAGAGATGACGCTCGGACGGTATCCGAATGCGGATTGGCTGAGGATCGACAGCATCGTGGACGCCGGTACTCCGGGTAACAGCGGTACGCTCGACGACGGTCCTACCTTCGTCTACAACGACGCTTCGGATCGGGCGCTCGCGTGGACGGAAGCCGACGATATCTGGATGTTCGGATATTTCTTCTACGACTGGGCCGAGGAAAATATGAAGGTCGAAGCGCTTGACGCCGCTTCCCGAACGGTCGCGGGTCTTCAATCCGCCTGGTGGGGGATCAATCCGAACCTGGAGCATCGAAGGTTCTATTTCTACAATCTGTTGGAAGAGGTCGACGCTCCCGGGGAATGGTACTTGGATCGAGCGGACGGGAAGCTGTATTTGTATCCCCCGGCCGGCTTCGACGGGGACAGCGCGGTAGAGTTGTCCTTCAACGCGAAGCCGATCGTCAAGACGGTCGATGCTTCGTATGTTCAATTCCGCGATCTGACGATCGGGGTGACGCGGAGCACCGGAATCAAGACCCAAGGCGGCGCCGGCATCGTCATCGCGAACAACGAAATTTCGAATACCGGGCTGTACGGGATCGAGGTCGGGGGCGGCAGTCATCATACGATCACAGGCAATCATGTGTTCCAGACGGGAGCCGGCGGCATTATCGCCTCGGGCGGGCATCGTCCGACGTTAACGCCGAGCGGCCATGCGGTCACGAACAACCACATTCATGCCTACTCGAGAATTAAGAAGACGTACGCGCCGGGCATCCGGATCGACGGCGTCGGTACGCGCGTCGCTTATAACAGCATTCACGATTCGGCGCACTACGCCATCAACTTTTCGGGCAACGACCATGTAATCGAATATAACGAGATTTTCGACGTCCTGCAGGATTCCAACGATTCCGGGGCTATCTACACGGCGACGGATTACTCCTACTGGGGGAACGTCATCCGATACAATTATTTCCACGACATTATCGGGCGGGAAGGGCACAATGTACGCGGCGTCGCCGTCTATCTCGACGACAACGTCAGCGGCACGGAAGTGTACGGAAACGTCATGGAGAACGTCGGGATCCCGTTTTATACGCATGGCGGAAGAAACAATAAGGTGTATGAAAATGTCATCATCAACCCGCTCTATTATTACGTGCGGGGCATCAAATACGGCGGTCAGGCGCCGGAGACGCCGGGCTACAACCAGCGTTCGCTCGATAATTTGCTGCAGATGCCGTATCAAGGCGAGCTGTGGAGGACGAGATATCCGGAGCTCGCGGTGCTGACGAACGAGCTGCCGGTGCTCGATCCGAAATATAACGAATTCACGCGCAATCTGATCGTCAATCAACACGGCGTAGGCGCGCAGCTGCATACGCAGGTGACGACGTACGGCAACTTCGACGGGAACGTCTTCGTCGATGACCCCGAAGCCGTCTTCATGAATTGGCAACAAGGCGATTACCGGCTGCGACCGGACTCTAGCGTCTACGCGCAGATCGGCTTCGCGGACGCGCCGCTCGATCGCGCCGGTTTGCTGCCCGGCTACGCGTTCGCGGACGACGCCAACGCATTGGCGCGCGCGTCCGTCGCCGCGGATCAGCCGCTGCTCAATACGTCCCGCATACATCTGGCGGTCGGCGAGTCGGCGTCGCTTACCGTAACGGCCCGTTCGGTATTCGGCGAGGCGATTCCCGAGGCCGACCTGACGGTCGCCTTCGAGAGCTCGGATGCGGCCGTCGCGACGGTGGATGGGGACGGCGCCGTGTCGGCCGTCGCCGAAGGCAGCGCGGTCGTCACCGCCGCGGCATCGAAGAACGGGACGACGCGAAGCGTCGCCGTCGAAGTCGTCGTCGGATCGGAGTCGCCGGCGCTCGACCGCGTCGAGTTGACGACGACTCGCGGCGCATGGGAGATCGGCATGGAGGCGCCGACGCGCATCCGATGGTTTAACCAGTTCGGTCAGGAGCTCGACCTGAGCGCATCGCCGACCGTATATGCGAGCAGCGCGCCGGACGTCGTGTCCGTCGATACGGCGGGCCGCATCCGGGCGTTGGCGCCGGGCGCCGCGACGGTGACCGCGACGACGTCGTACGACGGCATCGAGAAGACGTCGGGCGGCATCGCGATCGACATCGTCGCTACCGTCTTGACCGATCTCGAGGCGACGTTATCGGCGAGCGTGCTGGAGCCCGGGCAGTCGGCGTCGCTGAACGTGCTCGCGGTGTTGTCCAACAACGCCAAGGTCGCGCCGGAAGCCGACGAGCTCGAGGTGACGGCGGAACGGCCGGACGTCGTATCCGTCGGAGACGACGGAACGATCAAGGCGCTGCGGGAGGGCGGCAGCTTCATCGAAATCGCGGTGACGATCGGCGGCGCGACGAAGACGAAGAAGCTGCATGTAGCTGTCTTCGAGAACGCCTCGAACGACGTGCCGGCGCCGTGGGCGGTCAAGACGTTCGGCAGCAACGGCCGGACCGGCTTCGCCCGATTCGACGACGGGACGTTCCGCGTCGTCTCGAACGGCGACAGCATGGGGCCTTCGAACGACAGCTTTACGTTCGTTCATCGCGATATGCCGAACTCGGCCGACAAGTTTGCGATTACCGCGACGATTCTCGGGGTGGAGGAAACCCATCCGAACGCTGCGGCGGGATTGCATATCCGCGGCTCCATCAATGAAGACAAGTCGAAAGGCGTCACGCTGCAAGCGACCGCCGACGGCCGGCTCGAGCTCGTGACGCGGTCGACGTTCCAAGGGGCCGCCTTCACGAAGGCGGGCGGGGCGATCGAATTCCCGGCGCAGATCAAGCTGACGAAGGAAGGCACGACGTTCATCGGATATGTACGGACGGGCGACGGCTGGACGGAAGTCGCGCGGTCGCAGAACACGTTCAACGCGACGAACAACCTGACGTCCGGTCTGTCGCTGGTGTCTTTCACGCATCAGAACGAAGCGATCCAGACGACGGAAGCGATCGTAAGCGGCGTGTACGTCGAACTGGCCGGAACCGACAAGACGGCCTTGGCCGACGCGGTTTCGTCCGGGAAGGCGCTGCACGACGCGGCGATCGAAGGCGCCGGCGAGGGACAATATCCGGCCGGCGCGAAAGCTTCGCTTCTGGCCGCGATCGGCGCGGCGCGGGCGGTCATCGATGCGCCCGCCGCGGCGCAGCCGGCGGTCGACGACGCGCGGCAATCGCTGCTTGCGGCGATCGAGACGTTCGCGTCGTCCGCGAACGGCGCTCCCGCCGCGGGACCGAGCTGGCCGGAAGGCGCCGCCGTCGCGGCGACGTCGGTCGGCGCGGACGAAGCGACGCTCGTCTGGACGCCGGCGCAAGCGGCTTCCGGCATCGCCCGGTATCGAATCGACTGGGCGGAAGGCTCCGCGTTCGTACCCGGGGACGCGACGACGTACACGGTCACGGAGCTGACGTACGGCACCGATTATACGTTCCGCGTGTTCGCCGAGGCGGACGGGGTGTGGACGACGTCCGGCCCGGAGACGTCGATTCGAACGTCCGACGCGCTGCAGGTCGCCGCGAAGCTCGGCGGGCCGTCCGAGGCGGCGCCCGGCGATACGGTGACGATCGACTACCGTCTGCAGCATCTCTCGGCGAGCGTGCTCGAAGCGGTGTACGCGCAGGACATTACGTTCGTCTATGATGCCGACCGTCTGACGTTCGTCGACGCGACCGGCTTCCGGACCGGCCTGCAGGCGATCGAGCGCGACGACGACGAGCCCGGAACGCTTCGCATCGTCGCGATCAGCGAGGGCGCCGAGCATGCGGTCGTCGAGGACGGACTGCAATTCCAGCTTGTGTTCGAGGTGAAGCCTGTGGACGCGGCGGCCGCCGCGGACGTGTCGATCGTGCGGGCGGAGCTCGCCGGAGGCGACGGGACGGTTGTCCCGGCCGTCGGCTCGACGCATCGGATCGATCTTCCGGCGGTCGATCGAACGGCGCTGCTGGATACGATCGCGACGGCGATCGCGCTGCATGACGAGGCGGTCGAAGGGCGATTCCGGACGCAATACGCTCCCGGCGTCAAAGCCGCGCTGCTGAGCGCCGTCCAAGCCGCGCAGGCGACGGCGCAGGACGGCGCGGCGACGCAGTCCGAGGTCAATGCGGCCAAGGCGATGCTGGACGAAGCGCTCGCCGACTTCGCGGCGGCCAGGAACGACTTCGCGGAAGGCGATATCGACGGCAACGGCGCGGTCAACGTCGGCGATCTGGGCATCCTCGCCGCCGCGTACGGCGCGTCCGCCGGCGACTCGGATTGGACGGCGAAGCAATTCGCCGATCTGAACGGAGACGGCGCGGTCGACGTATTCGATCTGAGCGTCGCGGCCAGGAAGATGTTCGATTGA